DNA from Lemur catta isolate mLemCat1 chromosome 7, mLemCat1.pri, whole genome shotgun sequence:
CCCAGGTGCAGTGCGTATCCCACAGATGGTGAGAGCCGAACGACGTCTTCTTCTAAGACCACACTCTGCTGCCGAGCTGGCAGCTTTGGGCCTGTGACTCGGGGAGCCTCGTATTCCACAAGCAGGGTCCCCTGTCTCTCCAGCTGGGGGGAAGAAAACACTCAGAATAAGATCTGGCATTAGAAAGCACAGCAGGGAGCACCCGGGTTCCCTATGATGCCCCAGAACCAGGCCCCGCGGGGCTTCCTTACAGTGAGGACCACCGACTAAAAAGGGACAGGTGCTGCTTGGAGCCAATTATAGCAAGACTGGGTTGCAGGTGctcttcctccacctcttctTGCCACGGGCAACTCTTGATTACTTCCAGCCTTTCCCTGTTAATTCTCTgccttttcctgcttttcttccctCCTACCAAGTTTTCAGCCTGCAATTCCCAGGAGTAACCTCTCTGGATCTTCCCCCAATGCGCTCCCTTCCTCCCAGCACCCCAAGACATGTTGCTCCTGTGTCCAAGAGCAACTAGGGATGGTTTCTTATTCATCTCTGAGGCCCTTATGGGCAAGGAGTGGTTGTGGCCATAGGGCAGCCCTCAGCACTGCCCTCACGGTCAATGAGGAAAGGCTTAGCTAAGCAAATGAATAACATcaaggagagggcaggagaggtgcTTAAGCTAATTAAACATACAAGCTTTTTGAGTACTCAGTATGAAGAGAAATGAAGTCTGGtaacaaattattttcatcaaatcACTAGAAAGAACCTGTATTTGAGCAGAACTCTGCTAACACTtaattttgaattccatattatttacttgaaaataataaaatgacttttgatTGGAAATTCTGTAATTCACAGTTTTTGAGAATTCACATTAGTCTTCCTTCATGGATCCATATGCACAAAATCTGActctgaaaagaagagaaaaatccccAAAAAGTAAGTAGCCACTGAAGTAAAGCCCAGGCCTGGGTGGCAGCATGCCAGGAAGGAGCTTCTGTGTACGCcagcacacgtgtgcatgtgggCAAACGCTGTGTACGCcagcacacgtgtgcatgtgggCAAACGCTGTGTACGCCAGCACACGTGTGCATGGAGGCAAACATGTTCTGCTTCTATTTCCCTTAGACCGGTGCCCATAATTCAACACACTGAACTTTCCTGAAGAAAGtacttttaatgtaaattttcttctctgttatgGATTGAACGATGTTCCCACCCTCCCTGTACCTCACCCCCcccaaattcctgtgttgaagccTTAGCCCcctgtacctcagaatgtgaccttatttgggaatagggtcattgcagatggaattagttaagatgaggtcatgagtATAGCAGGTCCCTAAtgcaatatgactgatgtccttataaaagggggaaatttggacacactcAGGAAGAATGCCCTGTGAAGTTGAAGGCAGAAATCAGGGTGGTAtttctataagccaaggaacTCTGATTGCCAGCAAACAAACCACCAGATGctgggagagaggcctgggacagattcttcctcacagccctcagaaagaaCCAACCTTTCCAATacttggacttctggcttccagaaatgtgagacaataaatttctgttgttaaaccCACTCAGTTTGTGGCATCTTATTATgcagccctagcaaatgaatACACTTACAGGTTCGCTTCTACAACGTAGCCATGGAAGATCTGTGCTTACCCACAAAACCAAACTTCTGGACACACGCAGCTAAGGCACATCAGGTATGACAGGGCTCCCCCAGAGAAGTGTGCCAGGGAGATGCTGGGGGTCAGGGACTTGCCTCTGGAGCGGCCTTTAACTGAGCCCGGTAATAGCAGCCATCTGGTTCCCTTCTTGCCAGGACCCGTATGTCAGCAGCATCTCCAGCTCTTCCCAGCCAGCCAGGCCCCTGCCATGCTGGGTCAGCACGGTGGAGACACGGGTGATAAGAGGCACACCtggaaaaaagcaaacagaattaGGGGATGGAGAACACCAAGCCCTAAAAACATCAAGAAACACATTTCACAGTTAGATCTGAGGTGCACCATGGCACGTGTATGACATACAAGGGTATGTGGAAAAGAAATCCACGTGGAAGTGGCAATCTGTGACTTCTGGTAAGATAAGAGAAACTTTTGGGAGGAGCAGAAGGAGAATATAGTGTCAGGAACCATCATTTGTGCATTGAGAATTGTTTCCAGGTGACTAAGCTGTAATTAGCTGTGATGTATTCAAGTTAATTAATGCTTGTTCTGAGACTAGACAACAGAACAGGAAAGATTGCCGGGAAGGTAAATGCTAGGGTGGTGAGTGGGATTCCAGGATGGTATTGCCAAAGGAGCAAAACAGTGAGGCCACTTGGCACACTGTGGGGTCAGAGGGATGAGGAAAATTTCCAGCAGGGACAACACAGAGGAACTAACTGAGGAGTCGTGGGACAGTAAAAGGAGAAGCTAGTTCTGGAAAATTTTGTGGGCAAGGCCAGTTGCCCTTGGGGAGTTGTTGAGTCAGGGTTTCGGTTTTTGAAGAAGCTGTTAACTTCATGGGCAAGGCTGAATACAAAGATGCTTAACTCCGCCCTTGAACACGATGGTCCACGTAGATGAATCAAGAAAGGGAGCAATTAAAGACCATTCCAGCTGGCACGACCCTAACCTGGGCAGACTGAGTTGAGTGGCATGGACATGAGTCACTGGAACTGCACAGTTCCTTGGCCCTCCTGCATTCACACTTTAGACAGCTGACTACTGAGGGATACTGAGGGAACCTGAGGGGGTACCTGGAGACCCTGCCTTAGTTATTGGTTACAGAAACTCTAATTTCTCATGTGGTGCCACAGCAAGTCTCATAGTTGATGGTAAAATGAGCTGGAAACTTTGTAACTGGTCATCCCTGACTGCCTCCTCTCACTCATGCCAACTGTGACATCCGTGATTCTGCTACAAGGCGGGACAAAAGCTAGGTCAACCCTGGGGGTCACTGAGGGCACAGTTTAGGCTGCAGTAATACACTTAGACCCTGTGCAAGTCACAGGCCAAACAGTAGACAATCCTTTCAGCCTTCCCAGGAAACAAGTCCCCTCCCTCGTGGTACACCGCCAAGAGCCAGGAGCAAGGGAAGAAAACGTGGGCATCCCGCTTCCTCCAGAGGGGCAGAGACCCATACCTTGTGGGGGGCTGGTGCCTGGTGAGCCAGGGTGCTCGGAGGGCAAAAGGGCAGGTGAAGGAGAGGTCCCAGAGTGGAGCAGCATGGTCCCAGCAAGGGGCCTTCAGAGTTGTGGCCACGCTGCAGTATTTGGGCAAAGGCATCCCAAGTCCGGTGGAGGATTCCATGGCCTTCGGAGGAACCACCTGAGAACAAGCACCACCATTACCCGAGTGCAGCCCGCAGCCAGcagaggggcctgggtggggaAGGGCCCAGCTCTGCGCTTAGCTGCCTCTCTGGGGACAGCTGCACCCACGCAGGGCCCCACTTGCTTCGCAGACACTCAGTTTCTTCTTCGAATCACCTGCCTCATGGACCCCAGCTCAGGAAATAGAGGAGGGGTTGAAAGAGCAAGAGCTCTTTCTGATTTTAGAGAAACCCAGCTTTAAATCCTTCTTCACAGCCTGCTGGCTGCGTGCTCACTTAACCTCTGCGCTGCAGTTAATATATggaaagcacctggcacataagTGGCCCAATATATATGTtagttttttcctccttcctcctccccagtggCATTGCCAAAGAGGTTAACATTCTCCTCTGAAGACAAAAATCAGTCTTCCCTTTGATGACAAACTCACCCCTAACCAAAGCCACATACTCCTCTTCTAACCTGGTCACCTACATGACTAATTCTGGCCCCAGGTGAGCTGAGATCTCAGGGTTATCACCTCCGTAGGCCTGTTCAGAGGCGACAGCTGCCACCCAGGGCCCAAAATCAAACTCTACTGCCCCAACCCACCAGAGCCCTGTTACGGTCTGCCCCTGCCCAAGTCCACAGGTGTGACCACAAAAGGACTTACCCACAGCCCCAAATTCTTGGCCTCCACCTCAGACTTAGGTCCCTTCTGGCAGTTGGGGCTCAGGGGCTCAGCCCAACTGATTCTTGGTTGCCAAGCAAGTTGCCACGGACGCAGGAACACCGTGGCTAGTGAGCGCACTGAGCATGTGCAGACGGGTGGCAGGAAGCCTTGGGAGGCGTGGTAGGAAAAGGGAGGGACTAGAGAgcgaggagggagggagtgagaaaGGCCCAAGTAACCTCAATTCCCCAAATGACTCTTCAGGCAGCCAGAAGAGTCAGCCTAGGTGGGGAAGCCCTCTTGGATCCCAGGAGAGCCCTGTAAGGGAGGAAGCTGAGCCCTGCAGAGACTAGGGGCTGTTGATCTGCCTGCACTCTGTGCACACTCGAGGCTTCGTTGGGGGGAGCCACTGACTGGCCTGGGTCTCCAATATAAAATTTGCCTACAGTTTAAAACTAAATAACCAAAGGTGTGGGCATGTTTGTCTGTAACAGACAGGACTCTACTGAGGAGCAAAGGTGTTGTGACCATTTGGAGTTCAGGGAGTGGACACTGGtgaccaaaggaacagaagtcTAGATTCTGCTCTTATTGGAACACCCATAGGAGGAGGCTAGTTTTTCAGGCATCTGACAGTCATTGTGTAGTGGTTGTGTGCCTGCTACTGCGTTCAGTGGAAATACCAGAAAAGTATGCAGGCACATTTGTGGGTGTCCCCCCACATCCACTCCTCCCTTCCACCAGTTCCTGTCTCTGTTTGCGTAGCCATGTGGGTAGAGAGGCTAACGTACCCTGCTCCAGGAGTGAAATGTGTGTCAATCTGCCCATGCCATCCCCCTGGCCACAGGGATTGGTTAGGCAGGGGCATGTTCCTGAGCCTCTTGAGTCAGAACCCATCTCCCTTTTGTTGGGAATCCTGAGATATagactttctctttcttcctatgTGCATAAATAAGAAAGTATATAGTTCTAAGAGCTTCTGACAGCCTTTTTGGAACACTGAAGCTATTCCCAGGGACAGGCAGAGAGGATAGACCTAAAGAAAATGGGTTctggctggacgcggtggctcacgcctataatcctaacacctgggaggctgaggtgggtggagttcgaggccagcctgagcaagagcaagaccccgtctctactaaaaatagaaggaaactagctggacaactaaaaatacatagaaaaaattagccaggcatggtggtgcatgcctgttgtcccagctacttgggaggctgaggcaggaggatcacttgagcccaggactttgaggttgctgtgagctaggctgacgccactgaactctagcctgggcaacagagcgagactctgtctcaaaaaaaacaaaagaaaaagaaaatgagttctTGGGGACAGTGTTGAGTCCTGTCCAAAGGCAGGCCTACTATTATATGCATTAGTTATATGAGCCAATACATTCCCTTTATTGAGTATGTCAGTTTGGATTGAGTTTTCTCTGACTTGCAACCGAAAGCATCCTAACTGATGACTGCCCTCACAGAGCATAGCTTTGCAGTCAGGAGAATAACTGTTGCCCAGGACCATATACCTAAATGCTGAATTATTTGGCACACAAAGTTAGAGTCTAAGAAAGACCAATGAAGTCTCTGGCAGTGAGAGAGGATTCCTGAATAAGACAGCGGGATTTCAATGGTGGAGGGGAAAACATTCCAATTTGAGTAGGAAGCAAGAGTGAAGAGAGAAGGATGCATTTGTAAGacagtgatttttgtttttggaagAATGGGTGTCCTGGGAAAACTAACGTGTGGATACTTGGGGTAGGGACAGATTGTAGAGAGCTTTAAAACCAAGCTGATAAATTTAAACAACATGGTAGTTAAAAGAAAGTCATCAGGCAGTTTGAGCAACAGAGTGATATGAAATGCTTTAAGAAAGAGCATCAAAGTGAAGGAGGAACCAGTTGAGAACAGAGCCAAAGAGGCCAGAGAGGAGACTGTTAACAATGACCCAGACACTGGTGACAGATTGGAATAGGAAAATGCCAACAAGTACTTACTGACACCTGCCTGATTCAAGGCTCTTTGCTGGGTACTAGGAATATAGGATGAGTAAGACTGGGTGAATAATCTTCAAGGAGCTTGCAGTCTCCCGAAGAAGGTAGAGATGGGTGTGGAACGTGTATATAAAGATAACAGGATAGGAACTGCAAGAGAAatatgtaccaaaaaaaaaaaaaaaggaacaagtaACGGCTGGGATAGGAAGTTGGGGAAGACTTCACAGAGACGTGAAAGTGGAAGTGAGTGTGACAGATAGTGTAGGGGAGTCCTACCTGGGCTTGCAGACAGGTGGGACCTGGGAGTTATGGGAGAAGGAGGAACTGAAGCTAGCCATGGAGAAGAAATAGAGACGTTTTGAAGGCAAACTCCAAGATATGGGGCAGGGACTGCCCTTCCCAGGGGTCAAAGAAAGACCTGGCAGCTGCAAGTTTTCTGACCTAGAGAACCTGGAGAGTGGTGATGCTATGGACAAAACaagatgataatgataatagtgATTATGAATgcttatgtgtcaggcactgttaaTCCTCATAATAAACACATGGGAGTTATTGCTATTACTCTCCTTTTGTGTAGAAGAACCAAGACAGAGGAGGTAGCAGAGTTACACTTCAAATCGAGGCAGTTTGATTCCAGAGCCTGTCTTGTTAAACCCTACACTAAGCTGCCTGAGGAAGTCTGTGTGCAGGAAAAAGATGAgtctgaaataatttcaaataacaaCAAGGTTTTGAAACTATAATACTTTTGCTTGAGCCCTGAGACACTTTCCCATCATGATTTCTTATCAAccccaaaaagataaaaatcaccaaACTTTGACAAATTAAGGGAGGTTCGTTGTGATTGCTTAGCACGAAACTTGTGCAAAGTGCACGACAAGAATTGAGTAGTCATTAGTTGTACTTCACATGGTTTTGTGAGAGCTTCTACAGCTGAGACCCCAGGCAAATGTGTGAGAGGGCAGGGTGAGAGGTACAGAAAGCCCTGGGGACTCCTGCTCCCCTAgagttcttgaaagaaatgacCAAAATGTCTAcacaatttacagaaaataatgtTTAGTACCTCTGAAACCCAGGTAAGTAATATACAGCACAGATTTGAACTATTTTCTACCCACGCAGAAATTACGTTTAGGAAAAACTATTGAATGATGCTGTAAGAGACcccattttgtaaaattaaaatttgtttctgttttgaaatactgactcaaatgattctaaaaataGGGTCAGGGTGGTGGCTGGTGGTTGCCATGATGGAGGAACCTTTCCCAGGGTTATTCTTGGTCTCAGCTTTATCAGGGTACAGAAGAGACTGCAGGTAGTTGATGTACTTGATTGCAGCTCTAAGGGTTTCCACTTTGCTGAGTCGTTTCTCCAAATACTCCTCTGGCAGATGATGTCGGAGCTGGGCATAGCCTTCGTTGACACACTTTACCCTCTGCCTTTCCCGCTCATTCCTTTTCCGGATAAAGGCCGGGCCGTAGGAGTATTCACATCTTCTGTAATTTGGATAAGGTATTGGGAAAGAGATGGGGCAGGGTTCGCCGTAATTGTCCATGATCAGGGAGTCACTGGGAAAAGGCAGCAATGGCAGCTCTTCAGAGTAAGGGGATGGCACAGGGGCCTCTGGGTACAGGTGGAAAGTGACCATGGGGTCCAGATAGAAGGACCTGGTCAGTGGCAAGTGAGCAGAATCAGAGAAGACAGGAAGTTTGTCTCGCAGATTAGAATTGGTCCTATTGTCCATCATTTCCTCTTTAACCTGGAAACATAATCAAGTTTATTAATTTGGCTATATAAAAAGAGAACAGATATGATCTGCTTTCTTGGAGAtcaatattttaatgacttttctgCTATGATGACTAGTTTCTGAGTTCACATGGAAAAAACTAGATGGTGTTCTAATATTCTGGGTGAAGTAAGAGAGAGGACTTTTTGATGGTACACAGAAATAGCActacataacatttttttttttttgagacagagtctcattctgttgcccgggctagagtgccgtggcatcagcctagctcacagcaacctcaaactcctgggctcaagcaatcttcctgcctcagcctcctgagtagctgggactacaggcatgtgccaccatgcccggctaatttctctctccctctctctctctctctatatatatatatttagctgtccatataatttctttctatttttagtagagacggggtcttgctcttgctcaggctggtctcaaactcctgagctcaaacaatccacccgcctcaccctcccagagtgctaggattataggcctgagccactgcgcccagccagcaCTACATAACATTGAATCACCTTGTGGGAAAGTCATGTCATTCCCCTTCAATCTCTTTCAATCCTTGTGATTACAAAGATACAGGCTTAGTCTGGTGAGAATGTATCTTCCATACCACTAGAATGCTGTCTAATCCCCCCCAGAATGAAGCCTTCAATGAGCAATAGTATCTagctagaattttttaaaaaaatttttactaacTTCTATTTATTGTGAACTATACTGATTTTGCATTTGCAGTAGTGATATAAagttcttcttaaaaataaatctacttgtgtaaaaaatgtgaattaaagaaaaatagttaagTAAATAATAGTACAGGTGGAATGCTGACCTAATGACGAACATGAAGGTGTATGCAAATAactgaagtttgggaaacactgaaatTCAACAATATTCAAATACATGTTGGAGAAATCACAAACTAGTTAATGAACATGCAAACTCACAGGCACAGCCTTCTTAAATAATACTTGTTATGCTAgaggcaaaaccaaaaataaaaataagaaaggaatcatttttcttaaatattcactGTGAGATTCCTTCAAGTGAGAAATTTccttaacacatttaaaaagtcagtttaCAAAATTTTACTTATATAGAACTGTAAATAAATTGAGTAAAGTACatctatatttagatatttagtttttttttttttttttgagacagagtctcactctattgcccaggctagagtgccatggcgtcagcctagctcacagcaacctccaactcctgggctcaagcaatcctcctgcctcagccttctgagtagctgggactacaggcatgcaccactatgcccggctaattttttctatatatttttagttgtccagctaatttctatttagtaaagatggggtctcgctcttgctcaggctgatcttgaactctgagctcaaacgactggcccacctcagcctcccagagtgctaggattagaggcgtgagccacaatgcctggcttatatttagtttttgttgttttttgttttttttttacatagaacACAAGGACAAAGTATTATAACCTAGGAGGTTCCACACCAACACCTATTCCTTCTTTGTGAATAGGTCTACAtccatctcatttttaaaatcatcattacttttttcctttgactGTAATAATAGATTTTACAGGGGCATTGCAGTTTAATCCATTaactgggaggcagggaggtgcTATAGTATgtccttaggcaagttatttttttttttttttttttgagatggggtcttgctctcttgcccaagctagagtacagtagtgtcatcatagctcactgcaacctcaaactcctaggttcaagggatcctcctgccttagcctcccgagtagctgggaccactaCAACCAcaatgcctggttaatttttctatttttagtagagacaggtctcactcttgctcaggctggtcttgaactcctgagctcaagggatccttccacctcaacaTCCCataatgctaagattacaggcgtgagccaccgtgcccagcctatatgTCCTtaaggcaagtttcttaacctctctgagctttaggtTTTTCCTATGTTCAGTTGAGATATTAGCTACTCTGCAGGGTGGTTTTGAggattcagtgaaaaaaaaaaaacacataatcaACCCTCCACATCTGTGaattctgcatctgtggattcaaccaaccatagattgaaaatgtttaaaaaaataaaatatggttgcatctatactgaacatgtatagacttttttcttgtcattattccctcaacaatatagtataacaactatttacacagagtttacattgtattagggTATTATatataatctagagatgatttaaagtacatagGAGGAGGTAcatgggttatatgcaaatattacatcattttatgtaagggacttaagcatctgtggattttggtatccaaggagGGTTCTAGAACCAAttccccacagatactgagggacaactgtacctATAATGCACCAGGCAcaaactctttccttttttcaaagaTGAGTACTTGTGTAGCATCCCTTTCTAAACTGTACCTTATAGAAAACctagtttatattttccttaacaCTGGAGAATCAAAACATTGATCTATCCAAAGCACATGTGTTGGGAGATGAAGAACATacctaaaatgaaaaaggaaaagcaacttCAAATCTAATTGTGAGCctccataaaagaagaaaatatggctTTCTGTTAATTTCTCAGGGGGTTGATTTTTCAACATCTTTAGGAATAAGGGGTTGTTCTCTCTGCTTGgcgtatttaaagaaaaagaggcaaaacaaacatacacacgcacacaaaacCCGCCAAACAGTCTTAATGTTTATGGGCAAGATTAGATATAATATGGGCACGTTTCTCTACCTGAGTACAGCAAAAACTCGGCAGGGTGCAGCCTCTAAGACCAAAATTCCAGTGTGTTCCAAATCTTGTGAAAAATCTATCTAGAATGGCTTCTGACAAGGCAAGGGACTATGGAAGCGGGAAGGGCAGCAGGGGAAGGGCGCTGGGGGAGGGATGGGAAGGGTTATACCGAGTCTTGGTGAAACCGGCTGAAAAAGGAGCCAATGCCAGGAAAAGTGCTTCTTAGaagtgggggtggtggtgagatAAGTGGGACAGGtccaattaaaaatcaaaacagaggAACAGGAAATGAAAGATTCCAAATTACTGACCAAATGACCTAAAATAactaacataaaacaaaaatctctggAAGATTAAAAACTAGCCAAGATtctgtcaaaaagaaaaagttgctgAGAGAAACGAGTTAGGAAATTCCCAAGCCAGGAATTCTAGAGGGTAAGTGATAAAGAACATGTACGGCAGAAGCTGCAAAATGATGGCAAATGGGTTATGGAGCCTGTATTACTACATTTTTGACAACAGCAGAGCCTTATTTTTGCCTATAGCTAACAAGCCAGAATTGATTATTAAGAACTCTAATAGATTAccaaaaaataaagcagatgtCATCAAAGCCAATTGCATAATACTTTTGCATATGGTTTTACCTTGAAAGCTAattcaaatactattttaaatctTGACCCAGATGAAATCCGAATGATTTTTACATACCacagttaattaattaaaactttCTAGGTTTTCACAATATTTTGTGTAATTCTTGGAAAAAGAGATAGTGTCTCCGGAGACGCATTGATGAGTAGCTTTTGCTGTTGAGCATTTCCAATAAGTTCGCCAATCAATGTAGTAGCATTTAAATATGATCAccttttttttcaaagaagaatatGTAACCATAAAACAATGGAGTAAGAGAGTGAAAAAATGTGGCAATGAAAAGAATCAAGGGAGGAAACGTAGTGGAGTCTGGATGTGTTTGTAGGAATTGAgtacaagtttttaaaagaaagcaacacAGATCATTAGTGCTGGGGCTCCAGAGTTCCAGATAGAGGCAcagctaacacacacacactatctgGGGAAAATCTCAGGTTTCTGTCTTAGAGCTCTTCTGGGAAATAAATGATGAGGTCTTAATGATAAAATCCTAAGAGATTCTGGATGCTCTGCTGAGCATAAAAGCTTCAAGTTTtagagatacaaaaaaaaaaaaaaaaagaaatctagcatatagaaaacaaacagctaCAAGTGCACATATAACTGAATTATGGAACGTTAGAGCAGGGAGGAAGCTTAGAGATCCTCTTCTCCAATCCCTCATAGGTTGTGGTAGGTTGCTAAGGTTGCAAAGCTAGTAGCAGAACAGGGGCCAGAACCTAGGTGTCCTGACTTCTAAACCAGGACTCTTTCCACTCCTCTAGATGATTTAATCACCAGCAAAATCTGGATCTTTCATTATATGGGCAGTAACTGACAGTTTAAGATAATGGAATAATCAGCTGCCAAAATTCATCATTTATCAACCATGCCCAGGGATTTTCTTAAAAGCCAAGTTTTTATTCTCCCCTACAGGCCACTCTTGAGAATAGTCTCTTACCTGAGTTTTGTCGTTAAGATTCTGTATTTTGTTTGGGCTGAGTCAGACTGAACCTGATTTATAGATGATTGTTTAGTTACAGTATGCAAAGTAGCTTACAGTTAAACAGAACTGCTTAGTTCTGGTTTGGCTGTTTTTTCTACCTAATATGTAGATATGACAACACGTAATCCTAAATAGAAAGGTTTGCTTACAAAACTAGGTACTTGTaacaaattcttttctttaaagaatgcTTCCCACGATTCATCTGGGTTATATGCTattatatcaaaattatttatgGGAAATATCTGTAcataatcatttcataatgtgcAAATATTGgtcaatattcttttattaatagagATTAAGGCCAGAACTAGGATGGTCCATATGaacttatatctttttttttaatacctattctatttttttcctcttaaatagactttattttttaaagtttttgattcACAACAAAATggaacagaaagtacagagttcctgTATACTCCCTGTCCCCAGACATATACAGTATTAACACCCCACAACCATAGTGGCACCTATGTTAGAACTGATGAACCCACATtgacatcattatcacccaaagtccattgtttccattagggttcactcttggtattatacatttacattttgtgggttttaacaaatatatgacatgtatccaccattgtagtatcacacagaatagtttcactgccctaaacatCCTCTGTGGTCTGGCTATTCAACCCTCTCTCCTCCCtaacccctagcaaccactgttccttttactgtctccatggttttggcttttctagaatgtcacatagttggaattataccatatgtagccttttcatattggcttctttcacttagtaatatgcatttgaggttcttccatgtcttttcatggcttgaaagctctttttttt
Protein-coding regions in this window:
- the ASCL3 gene encoding achaete-scute homolog 3; protein product: MMDNRTNSNLRDKLPVFSDSAHLPLTRSFYLDPMVTFHLYPEAPVPSPYSEELPLLPFPSDSLIMDNYGEPCPISFPIPYPNYRRCEYSYGPAFIRKRNERERQRVKCVNEGYAQLRHHLPEEYLEKRLSKVETLRAAIKYINYLQSLLYPDKAETKNNPGKGSSIMATTSHHPDPIFRII